The window AGGCGGGACAAACTAAACTCAAAAGTCTTCGCGTGCGTAAACGGCGAATTGCCTTGGACTGCCTCCGCCGGCACTCGACAGGTCTTGACGGGTGTCTGACCTGCCAGAACCAGGGAAACGGCACATCGAGAAGCTGCAAGGCAACAGACAGTCAAGGCGGCGAAAAAGGCCATCCACCCCGTGATACCCGCGCAAACCAGCGTGCGTCGCCGCCGGATTCCGACGAGAACATCGCTCGTGCCCCGGTTGCTGACGGTCGAACATTCTGGATGTGATGATGACTGCATTCAAGGTGCCGTTTGCGGGGTGGCCGCCGCATCCATCGTTTCTGTCGAAGCTGCCCCGGTGATTTCGCCAGTGGCGGGCGCTACGAGCTGCGCCTCGCCGGTTGGTGGATTCAAACCATGTTCGAGCAGGTGCCCCACGTCACGCTGCACTTCCTCCAGTTGATCGAGTCGAAGGCCCGGGTCGGTTATGGTGAACACGTCGCCCGTCCTCGGCTGCTCGTAAATGAAGACGCGACGGCCGTCACGTTGCACCTGTTCCTTCACTTTCAGGATTCGTTTGCGCTCGAGCATCACGGCGAGAATGAAACAGGCCGCGCCGTGCCGCGGATCGTTTTGTTCGACCAGTTTGCGCAGCAGCGATTCGGCGTTTTCCTTTTGAATCGGCTCGGGCCGCACCGACGGGACCTCGAACGCACCCTGCCAGTGCGAGACAAAACCCTTGCGACTGGTCGCCCCCTGGCTGAATTGCGCCGCCCAGCACACTTCACAAACATCGAGTCGTTCGTAGCCGGCCTTTTCGTCGAAGAGCAGAGTGTGATACGGCTGTTTGTCGGCGAACAATCGGCCGCACGAGCGGCAGGCGTGTGCGCGGGATTGGATGTTCCATTCAATCATGAAAATGCTGTCAACACTATCAACGGGTCTGACGCTGAACCATTATCATCGCGTTGGCCGCGACTGCAATCTCATTTCCTGGCTCGAGGCCGGGAGAACACCTGCAAACCCGGGCGCAAGAACGGGGAGACCGCGGCAGAATGGGCGGGTGAATTGGAGCGAGCGAAGGGATTCGAACCCTCGACACTCACGTTGGCAACGTGATGCTCTACCAGGCTGAGCTACGCTCGCTTCCGTGTAAGCCGCGCAAAATTAAGCCAACCCATCCCGATTGCAAGTTCTCTTTTCCCGCGGGCTATTCGAAATCGTAGACGACAACCTTTTTGCGGTTCGGCTTGAACACCTTTTCCACGAATTCGATGTGCAAGGGATGGACCTGATAGTCGTCCTGTGCCTTCTTGTCCGCAAAGACCACATTCAGCGCGACCTGATACGATTGATCCACCACCGGCCGGTGGCTCGGTGCCATCCTGCCCACGTGGAAGTGAACGATGCCGGGGATCGGCGCGAGATACTTTTTGGCGCCGGCGACCAGGTCATCTCCCGCCTTCGGATTGGCGGGATCGG of the Candidatus Angelobacter sp. genome contains:
- a CDS encoding Dabb family protein, giving the protein MFSHVVIFWTDPANPKAGDDLVAGAKKYLAPIPGIVHFHVGRMAPSHRPVVDQSYQVALNVVFADKKAQDDYQVHPLHIEFVEKVFKPNRKKVVVYDFE